TCCTAAACTGGCCATGAATGAGGATtcttgcctttgatcccagcttttcggcaagtggatctcttgagttcaaggccattcagGTCTgcaaatcaagttccaggctatccGCTGTCCAGGGCTGTGtattgagaccttgtctttttcctaaagcACCATTCTCCCCCACTGTCTACCTCCTTCAAACCAGTGGTCTAGAGAACTATGCTGGAAAAAAAGCTGCCAACCAAAGTTCAGGAGTAGATGCTTTGGAAAGCCATTCCGGCTTTAGGTGCCGCCATCTCCAGGCTTGATTTTCCTCGACCAAGCCAGCCCCACCAAGCACATAAGGTCTACCAGCCAGGTGGTTGGATTGATGTTTAAACCAGTTTCCTCAAAGAGTGGTCAAAGGGAAACATGTGCTGGAAATTGGAAGTTTTCACCTAGAAAACAAAATAGCCCTTGAAATAGCTATCTCCCAGaactgattattattttttaggtTAGTGTACagagtaatgggtttcatttcGTCGTTTTTCATACATTTGTTTTCAGTAATTCCCTCTTCCACTGCCCTCCACCTTTCTTCCTGCCCCTTACTGGCTAGttttctgacttccctcagtttacccttctttctcttttggggggatgGGGTTGGGaagttcgagacagggtttctctgtgtatccctggctgtcctggaactcactctgtaggttggcctcaaactcacagagattctcctgctcctgcctcccaagtgctgggattaaagtctttcatcaccatgcccagctgcccTTCTTTCTAAtacctgttttgttgttgttgttgttttggttttggttttggttttggttttttcgagacagggtttctctgtgtagctttgagccttttcctggaactcacttggtagcccgggctggcctggaactcacagagatccgcctggctctgcctcccgagtgctgggattaaaggcgtgcgccaccaccgcctggctctaatACCTGTTTTATTATCCagcttccaaacacacacacactcttcccaTCCAGGATCCCTTTTCTAGTTCATGATCTACACATACACAGGAACAATTTGAAATCTAGGTTCCACGTGTAAGAGAAAACATATGGTGTTTCCATTAGAAATTTTAGTTCTTGAGAGGCAGAAGTAAATGTAAGAGTTGTAGCTCCAAAGATACTGACTTGGTATTAGTTCCATGTCCTCTTGGGAGAATATGACCTTGTTGGTTTATCTGTCTTAATTTCACTTctcttactgtgataaaataccctgacaaaaacaacttaggcGGGGGCAGTTATTTTGCCGTACAGCCCATCATTGTGGGGCAGTCAGGGcaacaggaacttgaagcagctggtcacatcacattcaagtcaagagcagagagtgaatgcatgtgtgcatgctggtgCTGAGCCCCTTCTTCACGTACAGGATCCGGGGTCCAAACTCTTGGAATGGTGCAGCCCACGATCAGGCTGGCTCTTCCACATCAGTTAAAGAAAGCAAGACACActcccatagacatgcccaccgGCTGATGTGGTCTAGACAGTCCACCATCAGGACTCTTCCTTGCTTAttctaggttatgtcaagttgacaattagatTTAACCTTCCAGAATCCCTTACCATACCCCAACCTTCCAGAATCCCTTACCATGACTTAGGTTTGGTTTGATTAGCTTTATTCACAATGCCAGGAATCTCCAGACACATCATGTTTTGTACTTGGGGTGGCGGGGGTAAAAAACAGATACCTGggttagttttatttgtttgtctgttttttcttctgtaattccagttcttttctgtttcagaCCAAAGAAAAGTATGGAAAAGAATGCAAAGTAAGTATGTCTATTAAGAAGTAactgtttcattttcttgatcCCTTTTCTTCCCTGTATTCTACCAAAGTGGCTTTGTACTTACTAACTTTTGAGGTCCCTCAGTCAGAGTTCACACTCACAGCTTTCATGTGTCATTGATATATTCAGTGGCTGACAACTAGTATTGGAAATAAGAAAAGGACCCTTTTAATGTAGATTCATAAACAGGTGTCTGAATCTGCACTGATGACCATGAGTTAGTGTCCCAGGTGTTGTTTGACTGCTACACAGAAGCATTTAAGCTGAAGAGGGGGGTTGGGGCTGTTACAACATTCTCAAAGAGATAATATTTCCTGCTTTGCTTTCCCTGTTCCCCAccaaaaacacagagtcagattCTTAATGTTTGCCGCTAGGTGGTAGGGCTTTGACTTTCTGGATATTTATTTCTGTACTTTGTGAGCTTTTTAACTGatagaaaagagaaagtaaatggagttgagggtTAGCTGGCATTTAGATTAGGTGGTTGCTAAGGTCAACTCTCCATACTTAGTAAATCTGGATTGAGTCCAGGTCAGGACCATTAACATTCTATTCTATGGCTCTTGATGTGTATTCAGATCTGCGCCAGACCATTCACAGTGTTTCGCTGGTGCCCTGGGGTCCGCATGCGCTTCAAGAAGACTGAAGTGTGCCAAACCTGCAGTAAATTGAAGAATGTTTGTCAGACCTGCCTGTTAGACCTAGAGTACGGTATGTTTGCCACATCCGCTAGACCTGGAAGTGTACACGTGCCCTAAACAAGACACCAGCCTGATGCCTCCTACTTCTCCCCATCACTGGTTCTGATCCCGCCGTAGAATGTCTGCTGTGATCTGCTTTTCCCAGGTGTAAACTCACAGTTAGGCTTCTGTGGAGTCCTTCTGAACAATAGTAGGAACTTCAGGAGCCATTGGGAAGAAATCAGAACTGGCCTACACCTCCATCTCTATAGCTAGTTGGGGTAAAAGGCGTTGTTCCTATGATAGGCTATTTCTTTGCCTAGTCCTTTTTCTTGATCTAAAACTTTCCTCACAGTCCCAACCAGAATTTCCTGAGCTAATTATGCTCTGGACACTGACACTTTCCTTTTCAAAAAAAGTAGTCTACCAGCAAGGGaaagtgtgcacgtgtgtgtgtgtgtgtgtgtgtgtgtgtgtgtgtgtgtgtgtgtgtctgtgtgtgtctgtgtctgtgtgtgtgtgtgtctgtgtgtgtctgtgtctgtgtgtttatgtttatgtgtgctaATCAGTTCTGGCTATATATTGTTTAATATTGATTCATGTTTGTCAGGAGCATTCAGGCCTGGAGTACAGTGACCCCTTAACATAACTGGCTATCCATAGGGCCTTCAAGACCAATCTAACAATAAACCATTGTGTTATGTGTATTTGAAATAAATTTGTTAAAGCTAGATACGTTATTAATTTGCCATGGCTAAAGTATTCTTTGAAGCGATTTTGTAAAACATTCACCTCACCAAATTCCATGACATCACAGGAATTTGGACAGTTTCTTAGGATGCTCTGTAGCAGTTGTTAGCCTGATGGTGCTAAACAGTttgatttaaaatattgtaaactgtcaccattttaaaaatcaaattgtttttaattatgtgtatatgtggggtgtACATATGAGTGCAGGGCAGAGTCCAGTAAAGGGTGTCATCTTctgacactggagttacagtgaaCCACCCTGCATGTTAGAAGGAACGCCActctggccctctgcaagaacagtatgtactcttaaccactggaccatctctctagcccccaccaagtaagaaagagaagggaaggatgaTATTGTAGTTTATGTACATATTCAGTATGAATGTGTTTTCAAATCTATATGATgttttttcctccatttctttgtaCCAGGCCTACCCATCCAAGTTCGAGATGCAGGATTGTCATTTAAAGATGACATGCCCAAATCAGATGTCAACAAAGAATATTACACACAAAATATGGAAAGAGaagtatgttttttattttaattaaaatctaattgtatcacttcctctctccaacccctctaACCCCTTCCAACACCCCCATTGATGGcctctttgattattattggttTTGTGTGCGCATGagcaaacatataaatacaacctgctgagtccatttaatgtggcttatgtgtatatgatttcgaggctgaccactttgtattggataactaGTTAAGGAGCTCATCCCCAGAAGAGACTAGTTCTCTATCatcagtcattagttgcctgtagttctttgtctaggaatGGGATCCATGAGATTTCCCCTTTTTGAATTAGTATatctagaacttttttttttcctttttttcttcttttttttcagacagggtttatctgtagccctgtctgtcctggaactcactctgtagaccagggtggtcttgaactcagaaagcCTGCCTCTTCCCCAATACTGGGGTTAAAGCCATACGCCACTACACCATCAAGTTAGTATATCTATTGTTCCTGTCTTTATTTAGGCAGCTGTATTGTTGGGATATCATggtgtagcttccctgtcatttctaggaaacacaatctcctaccagacttcctggtcctctggccactttcttgatgtcattgtttatCTGGGGGGATATATTGTttatgtgtggtgctgggaattgaatccagggccttgtgatTGATGTAGTTTTGTATTTGATAGAAGTCCTAATGAATTGACAGCCAATAAAATTGTCCTCTTCGTGCAGATTTCTAACTCTGATGGAACACGACCAGTTGGCATGCTGGGAAAAGCTACATCCACCAGTGACATGCTGCTCAAATTGGCCCGGACCACACCGTACTACAAAAGGAATCGGCCCCACATTTGTTCCTTCTGGGTGAAAGGAGAGTGTAAGAGAGGAGAGGAGTGTCCCTACAGGTAAGAGCTAAGCCTTGCTTTCTGTATTTGCTTTCAGACAACTGATTAGTGGGAGACTCCAGCTTAAACTCATGCTTTAGCATCTAAAGCTCTTACAGTCTGTTTACATGTAGAGTATCTTGTGCAATAAAGCTTATTATATTTACAGGAGTCTAGCTAAATTATGTTTTCTACTTATCTACGAGAAATTGCTATATCATATAATATACATGCTGACCGAAGTTTCTAAGATAATTTAGTGCCATCATTTAAATGGTTTGAATAGCAAAGTATAGTTGAAGTCAAAATAAGACCAGACTTCTGCAGGCTACTTTTGTTTCAACTGAGACTGCCAAGCATCAGAATTAGGGGTTCCAGCTAATGATTTGTCAACTGTAACATGCACCCTCCATATATATGCCCTTTTTCTGAGGTGAAATCCATAGCTTTAATCAGATTCTATTCCAGCAGTGTAAGTGGATTACTTAGAGGATCGGGAAGTCTTTACATGGTATAGTAATCCCTTGGCATTTGCTCTCTTTAGTAACAGTATTTTTGTATAGACGTGGTTTCTAGTCTGAAAGGCATTTGAGGACTCTATCATGTAGCTACTATAGAGTGATCATTTTTCCCTTCGGTTCACTTTGTGCTGTTTTCATTGGTGAATCTTAGACATGAGAAGCCTACCGATCCAGATGACCCCCTTGCCGATCAGAATATAAAAGACCGGTACTATGGAATTAATGACCCTGTAGCCGATAAGCTTCTAAAGCGAGCTTCAACCATGCCTCGTCTAGACCCACCAGAGGATAAGACCATTACCACACTATATGTGGGTGGTCTGGGAGACACCATTACTGAAACAGATCTCAGGTTTGTGGGCGTCATTTCAAAATTCTCTTTGCTTTTAACCGCGTTGGAATAGTTTGCAAAAAACACCACCAAGCATGATAATTCTAAatcaagttcattttttttttagccagcCTATCATTGATACAAATGCTGactgaaaattttataaaattcttttttgtgATGCCAGTGTAGCTGCATTTCTCATGAGTGCTTTTTCGTGTTTGCGTCAGAAAATAAAATACGGGCCTAGTGGTCACTTGGATTCTTTTAATTACTGCGTATGTGCGTGATGTATGTGTAGGTCTGTGCAAGTGACTGCAAGTACCCAAAGAGGCCATAGGTGTTAGAgcctcctagagctggagttccagcAGTGGAACTCGGCATGGGTGCCAGAAGTCAAACttagtcctttgcaagagcagcgtgtgctcttaacctctgagtcatctctccagccttcttttttggggggtgttgtttcttgttttgttttgttttgttttccgagacagggtttctctgtgtagttttggtgcctgtcctggatttcgctctgtagaccaggctggcctcaaactcacagagaaccacctggctctgcctcccgagtgctaggattaaaggtgtgcgccaccaaggCCTGGCCTAGTTtgaattctacacacacacacacacacacacttgattatTTATGGAGGGTAGCAAGCCCTGTGACTCTAAaacttttttgtttaaattagTGCCTTTTTAGCAGAGATTctgatttaatttgtatttctggcTTATTCTGTGCTTGACTAGATGAGATATCTCTCCCAGTGAAATGAagtggagaagaggagaagaaactcCTGCCCTTGGTGGCCTGTCTCCATCAAACCCCATCTCATTGAGCTAGTGATCTCCAGGGGCCAGCTAACTTTTTATAAAAGGGCTAGAGAAAATACTTTGGCTCCATGGAGCACATGTGATCTCTTCTGGATAGTgctcccttttttgtttgttttggggtttgatACAGAGTTTCctgcagctcaggctagcctggagaaCTCAGATGACCTTAACTCCTGACCCGCTCGCCTCCCCCTCGTGGGTTCCCCCTCGTGGGTACTGCAGTGATAGGTGTTAGCCACCAGGCCTGACTTGTCGTGTTTATTTGTCTgttcgtttatttatttgttttgttgttttgagacagggtcttgtcatGTAGCttagactggcctgaaactcactgttttCCCCACTCTCTCGTACTAGGCTCTGTACGtgggtcaccacacttggctttctcctttgtcttccactttcttccttctcttcagttttaaacatttttttaatttcattgattattttgtatttatttatttttccagtgctaggaattgaactgaggGCCTCATGCATCCCAGACAAGTATTCTCTGCCATTGAGCCACACAGTcctcttaaactttttttttttttttttttttccgagacagggtttctctgtgtagttttggtgcctgtcctggaactcactttgtagcccaggctggcctcgaactcacagagatccacctgcctcttcctcccgagtgctgggattaaaggtgtgtgctaccactgcccggcctcttaAACATTCTTGAAGCATTCTTGACtatggctgggcatggtagtgtttGCTTGCAGtcccagctgaggcaggaagatcacctgACCCTGTGAGTTCAGAATTAACCTGTGTACCGTAACAAGGCTCGATCTCAAATGCAAACAGTCTTGGCTCATGGACCATAAGAGCTGTAGTTTACTAGGGGTAAGAAAGTATGGCTCTTGAGTAACCAAGTAAAGCACCTCCTCTCCTCCACAAGAAAAATCCAGAGATACATGAGAACTCTTCTTAAGTTTCCTTTTATCTCCAATAAGTAGCACCTACATTAGGGCCAGGTACAAGGAAAACCAAAAGACAGGCATGTGTCCCTGGGGCCACCTGTCTAGTGGTGGATCAGAACATTCTAAGTGTGTAGCCCGTCTGCATTTTCCAAGGCAGCATCTGGGTTGCTAACCTGTTCTCCTCGGCCTGTGTTCCTTCAGAAACCACTTCTACCAGTTCGGGGAGATCCGCACAATCACGGTTGTGCAGAGGCAGCAGTGTGCCTTCATCCAGTTTGCCACCAGGCAGGCTGCCGAGGTGGCTGCAGAGAAGTCCTTTAACAAGCTGATCGTGAATGGCCGCAGACTCAACGTCAAGTGGGGAAGGTATTAAGACTGTCCTCAACTGTGCTCTgactttatgtgtgtgcatgtttggcacacatgtgtctgtgcaccacttgtgggcttgtgccagaagagggtgctggatcccccgggactggagttacagacagttaggagccaccacgtgggtgctgggaactgagccagtGTCCTCTGAAAGGCACCCAGGGCTCTTAACAgcggagccatccctccagccccttctgtAGTGTTTGGGTGCTATGGCTGTTGGAAGCATCTTGACTTTAGAACTGTGTTCATGGTCTTGCTCCAGTAACCTGCTCCTTTGAAGGTTTTCGTGTTTTACAGCCACTGTGAGCCAAGCATAATGCCAGGTTGCCAGAGGTAGATGTTGAGGATTTCGGTTGCATCAGAGGCTGAGTGCTGAGGAAGTGGGGAAAGGGATAAACAGAAGAATATCTGTTTTGAGTTTGAAATTGACTGCGTAAAAGAGATAAATAACGTTCCCTAAATTTCGAAGGGGATTCTGTGTCCCTcttggaagcagagaggaggTTGACAGCAGCTCCCTTGGTGGAATGCTCTCTCTATGCTGAGCACTTGCTGCCCACATGGATGTTGTCTTCTCTAGTGATGACagtggtttgggtttgggttttttgagacaggatctctctgtgcaGCCCATACTGTTTCggacacactctgtagaccaggctgtcctagaactcatagagatctgcctgcctctatctcccaggtgctgggattaaaggcgagggccaccacacctggccaatgACAGTAGCTTTGAACCCAGACCTTCCCACCATCAAAAACTTTGCTTTTCACCACCCTACACTTTGTCATCTGTGGGAGAAGAGTGTTTGCTAAAAAGGGCAGGAGTGATGGAACTCCATTTTCCTGGGGAATGAGTTAAGCAGGAGTGTGAAAGAAAGCCAGACAGGGTGCTGATGTCCTGTGCATGTATGTCTCCAGATCCCAAGCAGccagagggaaagaaaaggagaaggacgGAACCACAGACTCTGGGATCAAGCTAGAGCCTGTACCAGGACTCCCTGGAGGTGAGTGTGGACTTCTTGCTGATGCAAACTCAGTCTGCTGGGGTTTCTCTGTTAGGAGAGACTGGGCTTGACTCTGTCAGCTGTGCAGCAAACCCAGACATAAACAGTAGGAATGTGGTATTGATTGTCTGCCCTTCTAAGTGTCTGCTATCTCCTCTCCagctctacctcctcctcctgcagcagaagAGGAGGCATCTGCCAACTACTTCAACCTGCCTCCAAGTGGCCCTCCAGCAGTGGTGAACattgccctgcccccaccccctgggatcgccccacccccacccccaggtaactgccttcttcctttctggCCCAGAAAAGTTCTTGTAAAAGTCCTGCACCTGAGTTGAGTCTGAGGCAGCTAGGTCCTTTGTGCTTGCTCTGTAGAAGTCTCAGGGCAAAGCTGGTAGGTGGAGAGTCCtgattctttcctcttctcctggACTTGTAGGAGAGGAAAGGTACCACTCTAAATCTGAGCATAGGTATCGTGGGTAGGAGTTACTGCATGATGGCCATCTGCCGCCAGTCTGTTCCTCATTGTAAATTTTGTCCTTGCTGTCCACAGCAAGATGTGGGCCTTGTATCAGGATGGGAATCAGTAAACTACTGCTTCTGTTAGAAAAACTTGCTACAAAGAGACTGTCATGTGAATATATGGAGTTGGTTATGGAATTGAGTTACATTTGGGCTCACATTCTTTATCCTGTCAGTGGCCACTAATAAACAGTTGAAGCAGTAGCACCCTGTGTGAATGTCCATGACATTGTGAATAATGTAGGAAACAGTGGTGGCTAATAATGTTGTTTTGATGGTGAGCCTGTATGTTTGAAGAAAGTCTTTCCATTCTGGAATGGAGCATTGAGGctagtgatggcagaaaggatcTTAACATCAGCCTAGTTTCTTTCTGGTCTCCCACATCCTGATTGACTCCTGTCTGGTAGCATTTGCGATGTTTGATGAGTAGCAGACAGCTGGGTGACATACTAACAGGTGCATGAGTCTGAAGGTTTGGGGGCTGAGGGGGAAACCAAGGAGTAAAGGTAGATATTTCTAAGCAGGTCTTGTGCACTGACATTTACTTAACATTATGTCAGCCTGGATTTATGTGTAGGTGGTTTTGATCTTAGAAAGATTCACAGGTTTGGAAGGTTGTCAAGGGAACTGCAAGCCTAATTTTTTCTCTTCCCCATCAGGTTTTGGACCACATATGTTCCACCCAATGGGACCGCCTCCACCTTTCATGAGGGCTCCAGGACCAATCCACTACCCTTCTCAGGACCCTCAGAGAATGGGAGCTCATGCTGGAAAACACAGCAGCCCCTAGCACAGCATCACCACTCAGGGGCTCTGAGGAAGAAAGGGCGCTCTAAAATCCCAGTAAATGAATCCTGGGATAAGTATAATTTTCCTTGCTTTGTAGTTTCCATGGTAGCTGAATGTGTTCAGATGTGGGCAGCCAGAGAACACAGCTATGCTTCCCCACATGTATCAGAGGATCAGTGGGCCCAAAACAAGCTGCCATGAACACAGCTGCTTACCACCCTAGCAGTACTAAGACAGCCTTATGTGTGTTCCATGTCCACTTAGTGGGGAACGTACACATGGGTGAATCGGAGTAACTAATGGAGTTACTATCCCAATATGTTCGTTTTGTATCTTTTTGGGCGGGAGGCAAAAATTGACCTgcgatttgaaaaaaaa
This Peromyscus eremicus chromosome 19, PerEre_H2_v1, whole genome shotgun sequence DNA region includes the following protein-coding sequences:
- the Rbm22 gene encoding pre-mRNA-splicing factor RBM22, with protein sequence MATSLGSNTYNRQNWEDADFPILCQTCLGENPYIRMTKEKYGKECKICARPFTVFRWCPGVRMRFKKTEVCQTCSKLKNVCQTCLLDLEYGLPIQVRDAGLSFKDDMPKSDVNKEYYTQNMEREISNSDGTRPVGMLGKATSTSDMLLKLARTTPYYKRNRPHICSFWVKGECKRGEECPYRHEKPTDPDDPLADQNIKDRYYGINDPVADKLLKRASTMPRLDPPEDKTITTLYVGGLGDTITETDLRNHFYQFGEIRTITVVQRQQCAFIQFATRQAAEVAAEKSFNKLIVNGRRLNVKWGRSQAARGKEKEKDGTTDSGIKLEPVPGLPGALPPPPAAEEEASANYFNLPPSGPPAVVNIALPPPPGIAPPPPPGFGPHMFHPMGPPPPFMRAPGPIHYPSQDPQRMGAHAGKHSSP